Proteins encoded in a region of the Streptomyces sp. NBC_00310 genome:
- the pfkB gene encoding 1-phosphofructokinase, with amino-acid sequence MILTVTPNPSLDRTYEVPSLDRGEVIRATGERMDPGGKGVNVSRAVAAAGRRTVAVLPLGGAPGALVADLLDAQGIEVARVAVAGATRSNIALAEADGVLTKINAPGPELSPAEQELLLETVRAQSAEASWIACCGSLPRGLAPSWYAELVARAHAAGTRIALDTSGPALLAALRERPDVVKPNAEELAEAVGRPLATVGDAVKAAEELRAMGADAVLASLGADGQLLVNASGAWFGTARVDAVRSNVGAGDSSLAGFLIAGGHGPEALASAVAHGAAAVQLPGSVMPTPAHLDPAAVTVTSEVPADRVLKEPVS; translated from the coding sequence ATGATCCTCACCGTCACCCCGAACCCGTCCCTCGACCGCACGTACGAGGTCCCCTCCCTCGACCGCGGCGAGGTCATCCGGGCCACCGGCGAACGCATGGACCCGGGCGGCAAGGGCGTCAACGTCTCCCGCGCGGTCGCCGCCGCCGGCCGGCGCACCGTGGCCGTACTGCCGCTCGGCGGAGCACCGGGCGCGCTGGTCGCGGACCTGCTCGACGCGCAGGGCATCGAGGTCGCACGCGTGGCGGTGGCCGGGGCGACCCGCTCCAACATCGCCCTCGCCGAAGCCGACGGCGTCCTGACGAAGATCAACGCACCCGGCCCCGAACTGTCCCCCGCCGAACAGGAACTCCTCCTGGAGACCGTCCGCGCCCAGTCCGCCGAGGCCTCCTGGATCGCCTGCTGCGGCAGCCTCCCGCGCGGCCTCGCCCCGTCCTGGTACGCCGAACTCGTCGCCCGCGCCCACGCGGCCGGCACCCGCATCGCCCTGGACACCTCCGGCCCGGCCCTGCTCGCCGCGCTCCGCGAACGCCCGGACGTCGTCAAGCCCAACGCCGAGGAACTCGCCGAAGCCGTGGGCCGCCCCCTCGCCACGGTCGGCGACGCCGTCAAGGCCGCGGAGGAACTCCGCGCGATGGGCGCCGACGCGGTCCTCGCCAGCCTCGGCGCCGACGGGCAACTCCTCGTGAACGCCTCCGGCGCCTGGTTCGGCACCGCCCGCGTCGACGCCGTCCGCAGCAACGTCGGCGCCGGCGACTCCTCCCTCGCCGGCTTCCTCATCGCCGGCGGCCACGGCCCCGAAGCCCTCGCCTCCGCCGTCGCCCACGGCGCCGCCGCCGTCCAACTCCCCGGCAGCGTCATGCCGACCCCGGCCCACCTGGACCCGGCGGCGGTGACGGTGACGTCGGAGGTACCGGCGGACCGGGTGCTGAAGGAGCCGGTCTCATGA
- a CDS encoding DeoR/GlpR family DNA-binding transcription regulator, translated as MYAPERQQEILRLARDGGRVDVVSLAEEFQVTAETIRRDLKTLDRAGLVQRVHGGAIPAGRLDFEPDLAEREGTAADEKDRIAQAALAELPSDGTVVLDAGTTVARLAAAIPLEAALTAVTHSLPIAARLADHPGIQLHLVGGRVRHRTRAAVDAWALRAYGEIRADVLFVAANGFSADHGLTTPDLAEAAVKRAAVAAARRVVLLADSSKHGQEHFARFGDLSDVDLLITDSGLSPEDALAIERKGTEVLRVPGPERISGSGTGRTDDPRTNGPINGRKDHS; from the coding sequence ATGTACGCACCGGAGCGGCAGCAGGAGATCCTCCGGCTCGCCCGTGACGGCGGCCGGGTGGACGTGGTGTCGCTGGCGGAGGAGTTCCAGGTCACGGCGGAGACGATTCGCCGGGATCTGAAGACCCTCGACCGCGCCGGCCTCGTCCAGCGGGTGCACGGCGGCGCGATCCCCGCCGGCCGCCTGGACTTCGAGCCCGACCTCGCCGAACGCGAGGGCACCGCGGCCGACGAGAAGGACCGCATCGCCCAGGCCGCCCTGGCCGAACTGCCGAGCGACGGCACCGTCGTCCTCGACGCCGGTACGACGGTCGCGCGCCTCGCCGCCGCCATCCCGCTGGAGGCCGCGCTCACCGCGGTCACGCACAGCCTGCCGATCGCGGCCCGCCTGGCCGACCACCCGGGCATCCAGCTCCACCTGGTCGGCGGCCGCGTCCGCCACCGCACCCGCGCTGCCGTGGACGCCTGGGCGCTGCGGGCCTACGGCGAGATCCGCGCCGACGTCCTCTTCGTGGCGGCCAACGGCTTCTCCGCCGACCATGGCCTGACCACCCCCGACCTCGCCGAGGCCGCCGTGAAGCGGGCGGCGGTGGCCGCCGCCCGGCGCGTGGTGCTGCTCGCCGACTCCTCCAAGCACGGCCAGGAGCACTTCGCCCGCTTCGGCGACCTGAGCGACGTGGACCTGCTGATCACCGACAGCGGGCTGAGCCCCGAAGACGCCCTGGCCATCGAACGCAAGGGCACCGAAGTGCTGCGCGTCCCGGGCCCCGAGCGCATCAGCGGCTCCGGCACGGGCCGGACGGACGACCCCCGGACAAACGGCCCGATCAACGGCCGGAAAGACCACTCATGA
- a CDS encoding MFS transporter produces the protein MTSTTSALKGRGAVTSATSSRGRDQPRTTVSDPTTETRTALDASPGGADRRRWIALAIVMTAAFMDLVDVTIVNIAIPSIQRSEGATFSQIQWITAGYALAFAAGLVTGGRLGDIHGRRRIFLLGIGGFTLASALCGLAANPEMLVAARIAQGATAALMVPQVLSIVHATFPAHERGKVFGLFGAIVGLGAVSGPLLGALLIEWNPLGLEWRAIFLINLPVGIAGLILGRRFITESKAPHALKLDLVGVVLVTAGLLMLLYPLTRGHETGWPLWGYVSMAGSPAVFAALVAYERRKTARDGSPLIELSLFRVKSFAAGIAVQTVFGIALGVFFLVWTLYLQTGLGWSVLRAGLTGIPFSLAVSVAAGVSVQKLVPRFGRKVLQAGALLMAAGVLLYLAESAWYGLAITPWQMAFPLVVMGAGMGLIVAPLTDAILSGVPREHAGSASGLISTVQQMGNALGLGLVAVIFFSVMDDHLAPAAIGPAFVDAFEYALGWVAAVLIAIFLLMFALPGRAAAETDESAH, from the coding sequence ATGACCTCGACAACGAGCGCCCTGAAGGGGCGCGGGGCTGTTACATCTGCGACTTCGTCGCGTGGGCGCGACCAGCCACGGACGACCGTCAGTGACCCGACGACAGAAACCCGAACGGCGCTCGACGCGTCCCCCGGCGGAGCCGACCGCCGCCGCTGGATTGCCCTCGCCATCGTCATGACGGCCGCCTTCATGGACCTGGTCGACGTCACCATCGTCAACATCGCGATCCCCTCCATCCAGCGAAGCGAAGGTGCCACGTTCAGCCAGATCCAGTGGATCACCGCCGGCTACGCCCTCGCCTTCGCCGCGGGCCTCGTCACCGGCGGCCGCCTCGGCGACATCCACGGCCGCCGGCGGATCTTCCTCCTCGGCATCGGCGGCTTCACCCTCGCCTCCGCGCTCTGCGGTCTCGCTGCGAACCCGGAGATGCTGGTGGCGGCGAGGATCGCGCAGGGCGCGACCGCCGCGCTGATGGTGCCGCAGGTGCTGTCGATCGTGCACGCGACCTTCCCGGCGCACGAACGCGGCAAGGTGTTCGGGCTGTTCGGCGCGATCGTGGGTCTCGGCGCGGTCTCCGGCCCGCTGCTCGGCGCCCTGCTCATCGAGTGGAACCCGCTCGGCCTCGAATGGCGGGCGATCTTCCTGATCAACCTGCCCGTCGGCATCGCGGGCCTGATCCTGGGCCGCCGTTTCATCACCGAGTCCAAGGCCCCGCACGCCCTGAAGCTGGACCTCGTCGGCGTCGTCCTCGTCACCGCCGGCCTGCTGATGCTGCTCTACCCGCTCACCCGGGGCCATGAGACGGGCTGGCCGCTGTGGGGGTACGTCTCGATGGCCGGCTCACCGGCCGTGTTCGCGGCGCTGGTGGCGTACGAACGGCGCAAGACCGCGCGCGACGGATCCCCGCTGATCGAACTGTCGCTGTTCCGGGTGAAGAGCTTCGCCGCCGGTATCGCCGTACAGACCGTCTTCGGTATCGCCCTCGGCGTCTTCTTCCTCGTCTGGACCCTCTACCTGCAGACCGGCCTCGGCTGGAGCGTCCTGCGGGCCGGCCTCACCGGCATCCCGTTCTCCCTCGCGGTGTCGGTCGCGGCCGGGGTCTCGGTCCAGAAGCTCGTCCCGCGCTTCGGCCGCAAGGTCCTCCAGGCGGGCGCGCTGCTGATGGCGGCCGGGGTGCTGCTCTACCTGGCCGAGTCCGCATGGTACGGCCTCGCCATCACCCCCTGGCAGATGGCGTTCCCGCTGGTCGTGATGGGGGCGGGCATGGGGCTCATCGTCGCCCCGCTGACCGACGCGATCCTCTCCGGGGTGCCGCGTGAGCACGCCGGTTCCGCGTCCGGGCTGATCAGTACCGTCCAGCAGATGGGCAACGCGCTGGGTCTCGGCCTGGTCGCCGTGATCTTCTTCAGCGTCATGGACGACCACCTCGCCCCGGCCGCGATCGGCCCCGCCTTCGTGGACGCCTTCGAGTACGCCCTCGGCTGGGTGGCCGCGGTCCTGATCGCGATCTTCCTGCTGATGTTCGCCCTGCCGGGGCGGGCAGCCGCGGAGACCGACGAGTCGGCGCACTGA
- a CDS encoding helix-turn-helix transcriptional regulator, with product MTTDTPGRLLQLLSLLQTPREWPGGELSDRLGVSRRTVRRDIDRLRELGYPVQATKGAEGGYRLVAGKAMPPLVLDDEEAVAIAVGLRAGAGHAVEGVDEASVRALAKLEQVLPSRLRHRVSTLQAATTPLTSGDGATVAPETLTVMASAVAGQERLRFAYRSGDGTDSRRHCEPYRLVSTGRRWYLVAYDLDRADWRTFRVDRVEEPFATGARFTPRELPTGSAEEYLKQSMYRRQETYAFDVTFAAPAEFIAARLPRWFGTPEPVDEHSCRLRASVGDSMEWLAVRLAVVDCDFTVHEPPELVGYVRELGSRLARAAGGAEG from the coding sequence ATGACCACCGACACCCCCGGCCGGCTCCTTCAACTCCTCTCCCTCCTCCAGACCCCCCGCGAGTGGCCCGGCGGTGAGCTCTCCGACCGGCTCGGGGTGTCGCGGCGAACCGTTCGGCGGGACATCGACCGGCTGCGGGAGCTGGGGTATCCGGTGCAGGCGACGAAAGGGGCGGAGGGCGGGTACCGGCTGGTGGCGGGGAAGGCGATGCCCCCGCTCGTGCTGGACGACGAGGAGGCCGTGGCGATCGCGGTGGGACTGCGGGCCGGGGCCGGGCACGCGGTGGAGGGGGTGGACGAGGCGTCCGTACGGGCGCTCGCCAAGCTCGAACAGGTGCTGCCGTCGCGGTTGCGCCACCGGGTCTCCACGCTGCAGGCCGCCACCACTCCCCTGACCAGCGGCGACGGGGCGACCGTCGCCCCCGAGACATTGACCGTGATGGCCTCGGCGGTGGCGGGTCAGGAGCGGCTGCGCTTCGCCTATCGTTCCGGCGACGGGACGGACTCGCGGCGGCACTGCGAGCCGTACCGGCTCGTCTCGACCGGCCGCCGCTGGTATCTCGTCGCGTACGACCTCGACCGCGCCGACTGGCGCACCTTCCGGGTCGACCGGGTCGAGGAACCCTTCGCCACGGGCGCCCGGTTCACACCGCGCGAGCTGCCGACGGGGAGTGCGGAGGAGTATCTGAAGCAGTCGATGTACCGGCGGCAGGAGACGTACGCGTTCGACGTCACCTTCGCCGCGCCCGCCGAGTTCATCGCGGCCCGGCTGCCCCGCTGGTTCGGTACGCCCGAACCCGTCGACGAGCACAGCTGCCGTCTGCGGGCCTCCGTCGGCGACTCCATGGAGTGGCTGGCCGTACGGCTCGCCGTCGTCGACTGCGACTTCACGGTGCACGAGCCGCCGGAACTGGTGGGCTACGTACGGGAGTTGGGCTCGCGACTGGCTCGCGCGGCGGGCGGCGCGGAGGGGTGA
- a CDS encoding sigma-70 family RNA polymerase sigma factor, whose translation MATRAVAARRSSASGRTDAARSVRASGGEIADRDLVGMYLDEIARTPLLDAAKEVELSQIIEAGVFAQQILDGEEAARADATREELEALVADSERAKDIFIRSNLRLVVAVARRYPRSGLPLLDLIQEGNAGLVRAVEKFDYRKGFKFSTYATWWIRQAITRSIADQSRTIRLPVHLVEELGRIRRVQREFNREHGRDPEPQEIAAELGSNADRVVDVLDWARDPVSLNMSVDDDGDTQFGDLLEDTSAVSPEQSVLTLLRSEELDDLIGRLDQRTASIIKMRYGIEDGRERTLTEVGKEHGLTRERIRQIEKHALLELKKLARDTGFDAVA comes from the coding sequence ATGGCAACCCGTGCCGTCGCCGCTCGTCGTTCGTCCGCCTCCGGCCGGACCGACGCGGCTCGCAGCGTTCGCGCCTCTGGCGGCGAGATCGCCGACCGCGACCTGGTCGGCATGTACCTCGACGAGATCGCGCGTACGCCGCTGCTCGACGCCGCCAAGGAAGTCGAGCTGTCCCAGATCATCGAGGCGGGTGTGTTCGCGCAGCAGATCCTCGACGGCGAGGAGGCGGCCAGGGCGGACGCCACCCGCGAAGAGCTCGAGGCCCTCGTCGCGGACAGCGAGCGGGCCAAGGACATCTTCATCCGGTCGAACCTGCGGCTCGTCGTGGCGGTCGCCCGGCGTTATCCGCGCAGTGGCCTGCCCCTGCTCGACCTCATCCAGGAGGGCAACGCCGGCCTGGTCCGCGCGGTGGAGAAGTTCGACTACCGCAAGGGCTTCAAGTTCTCCACGTACGCCACCTGGTGGATCCGTCAGGCCATCACCCGTTCGATAGCGGACCAGTCGCGCACCATCCGGCTGCCCGTCCACCTCGTCGAGGAACTGGGCCGGATCCGCCGCGTGCAGCGCGAGTTCAACCGCGAGCACGGGCGCGACCCCGAGCCCCAGGAGATCGCCGCCGAACTCGGTTCCAACGCGGACCGCGTCGTCGACGTCCTCGACTGGGCCCGCGACCCGGTCTCGCTGAACATGTCGGTGGACGACGACGGCGACACCCAGTTCGGCGACCTGCTGGAGGACACCTCCGCGGTCTCGCCCGAGCAGTCCGTGCTCACGCTGCTGCGCAGCGAGGAGCTGGACGACCTCATCGGGCGCCTCGACCAGCGCACCGCGTCCATCATCAAGATGCGGTACGGCATCGAGGACGGCCGCGAGCGGACCCTCACCGAGGTCGGCAAGGAGCACGGGCTCACCCGCGAGCGGATCCGCCAGATCGAGAAGCACGCCCTGCTCGAACTGAAGAAGCTCGCCCGCGACACGGGCTTCGACGCCGTCGCCTGA
- a CDS encoding GNAT family N-acetyltransferase — MSAESAEVQVRPGVETDLAALTDIYNHYVRETPITFDTAVFTPEERRPWLLSHLEDGRHRLMVAAGADSQRILGYATSSAFRAKPAYDTSVEVSVYLAPDAGGRGVGTLLYKALFEALADEDVHRAYAGIAQPNEASTRLHERFGFRYVGTYREVGRKFGRYWDVAWFEKGL; from the coding sequence ATGTCGGCGGAGTCCGCAGAGGTGCAGGTCAGACCAGGAGTCGAGACCGACCTCGCCGCCCTCACCGACATCTACAACCACTACGTCCGTGAGACGCCCATCACATTCGATACCGCTGTCTTCACTCCGGAAGAGCGCCGTCCTTGGCTGCTCTCCCACCTTGAAGACGGACGGCATCGCCTGATGGTTGCCGCCGGCGCCGACTCACAGCGGATTCTCGGGTACGCCACGAGCAGCGCGTTTCGCGCGAAACCGGCGTACGACACCTCGGTGGAGGTGTCGGTGTACCTCGCCCCGGACGCGGGCGGCCGGGGCGTGGGCACGCTGCTGTACAAAGCGCTGTTCGAGGCGCTCGCCGACGAGGACGTCCATCGCGCCTACGCCGGCATAGCGCAGCCGAACGAGGCCTCCACCCGGCTGCACGAGCGGTTCGGGTTCCGGTACGTCGGGACGTACCGGGAGGTCGGGCGGAAGTTCGGGCGGTACTGGGATGTGGCCTGGTTCGAGAAGGGGCTGTGA
- a CDS encoding DUF1330 domain-containing protein: protein MPAYAIAHLKDAAPHPEIAEYIERIPATFEPYGGRFLVHVARHEVKEGSWPGAVVVIGFPGIAEARSWWDSPAYQEIAPLRSRHIAGDIILVEGVPDDYDPTATAKVMRESLAAD, encoded by the coding sequence ATGCCCGCCTATGCCATAGCCCACCTGAAGGACGCCGCCCCGCACCCGGAGATCGCCGAGTACATCGAGCGCATCCCCGCCACCTTCGAGCCGTACGGCGGCCGCTTCCTCGTCCATGTCGCCCGGCACGAGGTGAAGGAGGGGAGCTGGCCCGGAGCCGTCGTGGTGATCGGCTTCCCCGGGATCGCCGAGGCGCGGAGCTGGTGGGACTCACCCGCGTACCAGGAGATCGCCCCGCTGCGGTCACGGCACATCGCGGGAGACATCATCCTGGTCGAAGGGGTACCGGACGACTACGACCCCACCGCCACCGCGAAGGTCATGCGGGAGTCCCTGGCCGCCGACTAG
- a CDS encoding dioxygenase family protein — translation MSAATAERMPALYLSHGAPPLADDPIWPGELAAWSATLPRPKAILMVSAHWEEAPLALGAVDRVPLVYDFWGFPEHYYQVRYGAPGAPELAASVRKLLRAPGIPVQDIPDRGLDHGAYVPLVEMYPDADIPVLQISMPTLDPLKLMDIGRKLAPLRDEGVLIVGSGFFTHNLAALRQAGVPTWSTEFDDWGHRALESRDWDALLDFLHKSPAGQLAHPRTEHFAPLFVTMGAAEASGELDAQKSVIDGFWLGLAKRSVQFG, via the coding sequence ATGTCCGCCGCCACCGCCGAGCGCATGCCCGCCCTGTATCTGAGCCACGGGGCCCCGCCGCTCGCCGACGACCCGATCTGGCCCGGCGAGCTCGCCGCCTGGTCCGCGACCCTGCCCCGCCCCAAGGCGATCCTCATGGTCTCCGCCCACTGGGAGGAGGCCCCCCTCGCCCTCGGCGCGGTCGACCGCGTCCCCCTGGTCTACGACTTCTGGGGCTTCCCCGAGCACTACTACCAGGTGCGCTACGGGGCCCCGGGCGCCCCCGAGCTGGCCGCCTCGGTCCGCAAGCTGCTCCGGGCCCCCGGCATCCCCGTCCAGGACATCCCGGACCGGGGCCTCGACCACGGCGCGTACGTCCCCCTGGTCGAGATGTACCCGGACGCCGACATCCCGGTCCTCCAGATCTCCATGCCGACCCTGGACCCGCTGAAGCTGATGGACATCGGCCGCAAGCTCGCCCCCCTCCGTGACGAGGGCGTGCTGATCGTCGGCTCCGGGTTCTTCACCCACAACCTCGCCGCCCTCCGCCAGGCCGGCGTCCCCACCTGGTCCACCGAGTTCGACGACTGGGGCCACCGCGCCCTTGAGTCCCGCGACTGGGACGCCCTCCTCGACTTCCTCCACAAGTCCCCGGCCGGGCAGCTGGCCCACCCCCGCACGGAGCACTTCGCGCCCCTCTTCGTCACGATGGGCGCGGCCGAGGCCTCCGGCGAACTGGACGCCCAGAAGTCGGTGATCGACGGCTTCTGGCTGGGGCTGGCGAAGCGGTCGGTGCAGTTCGGCTAG
- a CDS encoding MarR family winged helix-turn-helix transcriptional regulator: MKTPSAEEEPRWLTEEEQRTWLAYVHATTLLEDHLDRQLQRDAGMPHLYYHLLVVLSAEPQRRLRMTELAMRTKITRSRLSHAVARLEKNGWVRREDCPVDKRGQFAVLTDAGFEMLSKSAPGHVAAVRQALFDRLSAEQQKALGEIMGIIAKGLQPSEAGADLPWLR, from the coding sequence ATGAAGACCCCATCCGCCGAGGAAGAACCCCGCTGGCTCACCGAAGAGGAGCAGCGCACCTGGCTCGCCTATGTGCACGCCACCACCCTGCTCGAGGACCATCTCGACCGCCAGTTGCAGCGCGACGCGGGCATGCCGCACCTCTACTACCACCTGCTCGTGGTGCTGTCCGCCGAACCGCAGCGGCGGCTGCGGATGACCGAGCTGGCGATGCGGACGAAGATCACGCGGTCGCGGCTGTCGCACGCCGTGGCCCGGCTGGAGAAGAACGGGTGGGTGCGGCGCGAGGACTGCCCCGTGGACAAGCGGGGACAGTTCGCGGTGCTCACGGACGCGGGGTTCGAGATGCTCTCGAAGAGCGCGCCCGGGCATGTGGCCGCGGTGCGGCAGGCGCTGTTCGACCGGTTGTCGGCGGAGCAGCAGAAGGCCCTCGGCGAGATCATGGGGATCATCGCGAAGGGGCTCCAGCCGTCGGAGGCGGGTGCGGACCTGCCCTGGCTGCGGTAG
- a CDS encoding MFS transporter — MSETVRSVPGSVDDPHNDAHASRWKALVFIALAQLMVVLDATIVNIALPSAQQDLGISDGNRQWVITAYALAFGGLLLFGGRISDLWGRKRTFVTGLIGFAGASALGGAATSEAMMLGARALQGAFGALLAPAALSLLAVMFTDAKERAKAFGIYGAIAGGGGAVGLILGGFLTEYLDWRWTFFVNIPFAVIAAAGAYFVIREPAGGRNRSPLDIPGVVLSTLGLVSLVYGFTRAESDGWGDSMTITLFVASAALLAAFVFVESKVKAPLLPLRVITERNRGGVYLSLGLAIIAMFGLFLFLTYYLQIVKGYSPVKTGFAFLPMIVGMITGSTQIGTRLMTRVPPRLLMAPGFLVAGLGMLLLTQMEIDSSYVGLLLPAQLLLGLGMGTAFMPAMSLATYGVEPRDAGVASAMVNTSQQVGGAIGTALLNTIAASATTSYIEDHIGAATSKPAAQLVQLQGMVNGYTNAIWFAVAILVASAAIAFTLVTTGKPDMTATTGEGEDATNEVKVPVIAH; from the coding sequence ATGTCCGAAACAGTCCGCAGCGTCCCCGGATCGGTGGACGATCCGCACAACGACGCTCACGCCAGCCGCTGGAAAGCGCTCGTCTTCATCGCCCTCGCCCAGCTGATGGTCGTGCTCGACGCGACCATCGTGAACATCGCCCTCCCCTCCGCCCAGCAGGACCTGGGGATATCGGACGGCAACCGCCAGTGGGTCATCACCGCGTACGCGCTGGCCTTCGGCGGTCTGCTCCTCTTCGGTGGCCGTATCTCCGACCTGTGGGGCCGCAAGCGCACCTTCGTCACCGGTCTGATCGGCTTCGCCGGCGCCTCCGCACTGGGCGGCGCGGCCACCAGTGAGGCGATGATGCTGGGCGCCCGCGCGCTCCAGGGCGCCTTCGGCGCGCTGCTCGCGCCCGCCGCGCTCTCCCTCCTCGCCGTGATGTTCACCGACGCCAAGGAGCGCGCCAAGGCCTTCGGCATCTACGGCGCGATCGCCGGTGGCGGCGGCGCCGTGGGCCTGATCCTCGGCGGCTTCCTCACCGAGTACCTGGACTGGCGCTGGACGTTCTTCGTCAACATCCCGTTCGCGGTGATCGCGGCGGCCGGCGCGTACTTCGTCATCCGTGAGCCGGCGGGCGGCCGCAACCGCTCCCCGCTAGACATCCCCGGCGTGGTCCTGTCCACCCTGGGCCTGGTCTCCCTGGTCTACGGCTTCACCCGGGCCGAGTCCGACGGCTGGGGCGACTCGATGACGATCACCCTGTTCGTCGCCTCGGCGGCGCTCCTCGCGGCCTTCGTGTTCGTCGAGTCCAAGGTCAAGGCCCCGCTGCTGCCGCTGCGCGTGATCACCGAGCGCAACCGCGGCGGTGTCTACCTCTCCCTCGGCCTCGCGATCATCGCGATGTTCGGTCTGTTCCTCTTCCTGACCTACTACCTGCAGATCGTGAAGGGGTACTCGCCGGTCAAGACCGGTTTCGCCTTCCTGCCGATGATCGTGGGCATGATCACCGGATCGACCCAGATCGGCACCCGCCTGATGACCCGGGTCCCGCCGCGCCTGCTGATGGCTCCCGGCTTCCTGGTCGCCGGCCTCGGCATGCTCCTGCTCACCCAGATGGAGATCGATTCCTCGTACGTCGGTCTGCTCCTGCCGGCCCAGCTGCTGCTCGGCCTCGGCATGGGTACGGCGTTCATGCCGGCGATGTCCCTCGCGACCTACGGTGTCGAACCGCGTGACGCGGGCGTGGCCTCCGCCATGGTCAACACCTCGCAGCAGGTCGGCGGCGCCATCGGCACGGCCCTCCTGAACACGATCGCCGCCTCCGCGACCACGTCCTACATCGAGGACCACATCGGCGCGGCCACCTCGAAGCCGGCCGCCCAGCTGGTCCAGCTCCAGGGCATGGTCAACGGCTACACCAACGCCATCTGGTTCGCCGTGGCCATCCTCGTGGCCTCCGCCGCCATCGCCTTCACCCTCGTCACGACGGGCAAGCCCGACATGACGGCGACCACGGGCGAGGGCGAGGACGCGACGAACGAGGTCAAGGTCCCGGTGATCGCCCACTGA
- a CDS encoding TetR/AcrR family transcriptional regulator: METATAVQRKVSRPRADALRNRERIVTAAREMFVEFGPEVPLDEIARRAGVGNATLYRNFPDRDALVREVVCSVLDRTALAAEAALAETGDAFEALSRFVHTSADERVSALCPMVQSTFDKHHPDLEAARERLEEQVVGIMKRARDAGQLRADVGVGDLMIAVSQLSRPPAGTQCAGADRFLHRHLQLFLDGLRAPAPSRLPGAPVTVEDLRRPCSP; encoded by the coding sequence GTGGAGACCGCCACCGCCGTGCAGCGCAAGGTGTCCCGCCCTCGGGCCGACGCCCTGCGCAACCGGGAGCGGATCGTCACCGCCGCCCGGGAGATGTTCGTGGAGTTCGGCCCCGAGGTGCCGCTCGACGAGATCGCCCGCCGGGCCGGCGTCGGCAACGCCACGTTGTACCGCAACTTCCCGGACCGCGACGCTCTCGTCCGTGAGGTCGTCTGCTCGGTCCTGGACCGTACGGCCCTCGCGGCCGAGGCCGCGCTCGCCGAGACCGGCGACGCGTTCGAGGCGCTCTCGCGCTTCGTGCACACCTCGGCCGACGAACGGGTCAGCGCCCTCTGCCCGATGGTCCAGAGTACGTTCGACAAGCACCACCCCGACCTGGAGGCGGCACGCGAGCGCCTGGAGGAGCAGGTCGTGGGCATCATGAAGCGCGCCCGGGACGCCGGGCAGCTCCGCGCCGACGTGGGTGTCGGCGACCTGATGATCGCCGTCAGCCAGCTCAGCAGGCCCCCGGCCGGCACCCAGTGCGCGGGCGCCGACCGCTTCCTCCACCGCCACCTGCAACTGTTCCTGGACGGCCTGCGCGCCCCGGCCCCCTCCCGACTGCCCGGTGCTCCCGTGACCGTGGAGGACCTACGGAGGCCCTGCTCGCCCTGA